The DNA sequence TTCCAGACAGCCAACCAGCAACGATTGGAATTCAGGATCATCCAGGAACTTTGAATTGTACGAATCAGCCATGATCGCCTCTCGACTCGTTTACCAGAAGTTCACGTAATTTAGAGGTTCCTCTATAGATTAATGACGCAACAGCGCCCTTGGTCTTATTCATTCGCTGTCCGATTCGCTCAAGTGACCAATCCTGCAAATAATGCAGTTCAATCGCTTGTCGTTGAGCAGCTGAGAGATATGCCAGCGCCGTTGCCAGTCTCAGTTGCTCTTCCGCACGGGCCGCTTGTCTGACTTGGCGTGGAATATCCGCTGGCCAGCCAACAGTTCAGTCTGTCAGCAGATTTTTCGAGCGTCTGCTCAATCGACCGTTCCCGTTCCACGTCTCGCGCTTGCGTGCGGAACCTGCGAATCTCATCAAGCAGATTATTCGCAAACACACGTCGCAGCCAGGAGAGTCGTTTGTCTTCCGCCTGCTCCTTCCAGCCATTTTTGCCGGCCTCAAACAGAGTCAGCTGAACTACTCCGGACACGTCCACCTTTCCTGCCAGTTGATCGTCCAGTTGCATGCGCCCCAGTAAACCGAGATACTCGCGATACTTCTCCAGTTCTAATGCTGTCTCTCGGGGCATCGGCGTCCTCTACAACATAAAGCGGCATAAACCGTCAAAGTTCACGGTCTAATTTGAAATTTTATAGAATTACCAGGGCGGAAACCATTTAATTATCGTACTGCCCAGAATACTGAGTCTATTGTCAGAGAATCATTTCGCAGTACTTTTAGAGCAATTCGCAGCAGCCCCACCCTCACTTCACTGCACATGCGAACCAGGTCGACGCGCATCGTCACCTTAACTCCCCCACGCCTATGGCACATCAGACAGGTGACTCTGGAGACGAGGCTTCCTGATCAACATTGATCGTTCTTTCAAATCAGGTTCGTGCTTTTCCTGTAAACGTTTGCTAATATATTAGCCAGCAGATGAGCCGGATTGATCAAACCGGTTTGTTTCTTGAAGCAGCCATTTGTTTATAACAGTTGGTAATCAGCATCACCCTTTGACGGAAAGCGCATACCATGTATTGGCGAATCCTATTCTTCACGCTGCTCGTCTGTTGTATCACAGGGCCTGTCCCTGAGACGCAAGCCGAGCCGGCGCAATTCCGGGCGGGCGCCTCTGCCGTTGATGTTTCACCACGCTTATTCCCTTTCAGCCTGCGTAGTGGCAAAGCCATGGATCAAAGTGCCATCCATGACCCGCTGCATGCCCGGGCGATCGTCCTGAATGATGGCAAGACCATTGTCGCGATTGTTGTACTCGATGCGCTCGGCGCCCCCCCCGAGATGCTGAATGAAGCGAAACAGATCGCTTCAAATAAGACCGGAATTCCCGTCGAACGCATTCTGATTTCCTCGACGCATACGCACTCGGCTCCCCCGTCCAACCGCACGGAAGGTTCCCCCGGGGATGTCGCTTACCGCGAAGTCCTGATCAACGGACTCGCCCAGTCAATCATTCAGGCGTACGAGAAACAGCAGGTCGCTGCGCTGGGCATGGCGTCGCATGATCTTCCTGAAGAAGTCTTCAATCGCCGCTGGTTCCTGAAGCCCGGCAAGATGCCCGCCAATCCCTTTGGGAAAATGGACATCGTGAAAATGAATCCGGGAACCAGCGCAGCCGTACTGGATCGGCCGGCGGGCCCCGTCGATCCGGAACTGATGGTCCTGTCCATTCAGAATCAGAAGCGAAAACCACTGGCCCTGTTAGCCAACTATGCTCTGCATTATGTGGGAGGCATTCCCAAGAAGCATGCTTCAGCAGACTACTTCGGCGAGTTCGCCCGGCTGATGCCAGCGCGTCTGCGGGCGGATCAGAACTTCGTCGCCATGATGTCCAATGGCGCCTCGGGCGATATCAACAACATCCCCTTTCTCGTGAACCGCCCCCCGCGCGAGCCGTTCGAACAGGTCCGGATTGTCGCGAGCAAAGCCGCCGACACCGCGTATTTTGCTTACAGGAAAATTGAGAACCACGAACGAGACATCACCATCGACATGCTTGAGAGAAAGGTTGACCTCAAATACCGTCGCCCCACTGCAGAAGATGTGGCCGCTGCACGAAAAGTGCTCGCCTTGAAAGACAAGAACGACATCGCCAGGCTGCCTAACAAAGCCCAAAGCTACGCACGCAAAGTGGTCCAGGCGCACGAACGGGAAGAAGACACCCTCACCGTCACGCTCCAGGCCATTCGCATTGGTGAGTACGCCATCGTGGGCATTCCGTTCGAGACACTGGTCGAGATCGGTCTGGAAATCAAGGATCGCAGCCCGTTCGCACGCACCATGGTCATCGGCTTAGCCAACGGTC is a window from the Gimesia benthica genome containing:
- a CDS encoding RNA polymerase sigma factor, translating into MPRQVRQAARAEEQLRLATALAYLSAAQRQAIELHYLQDWSLERIGQRMNKTKGAVASLIYRGTSKLRELLVNESRGDHG
- a CDS encoding neutral/alkaline non-lysosomal ceramidase N-terminal domain-containing protein; protein product: MYWRILFFTLLVCCITGPVPETQAEPAQFRAGASAVDVSPRLFPFSLRSGKAMDQSAIHDPLHARAIVLNDGKTIVAIVVLDALGAPPEMLNEAKQIASNKTGIPVERILISSTHTHSAPPSNRTEGSPGDVAYREVLINGLAQSIIQAYEKQQVAALGMASHDLPEEVFNRRWFLKPGKMPANPFGKMDIVKMNPGTSAAVLDRPAGPVDPELMVLSIQNQKRKPLALLANYALHYVGGIPKKHASADYFGEFARLMPARLRADQNFVAMMSNGASGDINNIPFLVNRPPREPFEQVRIVASKAADTAYFAYRKIENHERDITIDMLERKVDLKYRRPTAEDVAAARKVLALKDKNDIARLPNKAQSYARKVVQAHEREEDTLTVTLQAIRIGEYAIVGIPFETLVEIGLEIKDRSPFARTMVIGLANGRHGYLPSPEQHRLGGYETWLGTNVVQKDASVILTDNLLEMLNELNQRK